In Embleya scabrispora, the DNA window TCCAGGGCGTCGCCGGCGCGGCGATCATGTCCGCCGGGCTCGGCCTGCTGGCGCACAACCATCGGGGCGCCGCACGCGGGCGGGCGATGGCCGCCTACGGCTCCTCGATCGGCGTGGGCATGGTGCTCGGACCGCCGGCCGGCGCCGCCCTGGTCCAACTGCACCGGTCCGCGCCCTACTGGTTCACCGCGCTCGCCGCACTCGGCCTGGCCGTCGTCGCCCGCAGCATGCCCGAGTCGCGTGCCGAACACCCGCGCCGGCCGGACGTATGGGGCACACTCACCCTGGGCCCGGGCCTGATCGCACTCACCGCCGCGCTGATCGAGGGCCGCCGGGGGTGGCAGCGCCCGGTGGTCGACGCGCTGCTGGTGGCCGCCGTACTCCTGCTCGCCGGCTACGCCGCGACCGCGCTGCGCGGCCGGGCGCCGATGCTGGACCTGCGCATGTTCGCCCGGCCCGCGTTCCTGGGCGCCACGTTCGGCGCGCTGATCGCCGGCATCGCGGTGATCGCCATCGCCGCCTACCTGGCCACCGTGTTCCAGGGCACCCTCGGTCTGAGCGCCCTGGACTCCGCGCTCCTGCTCGGCCTGTGGTCGGCCATGGCCGCGCTCACCGCGTTCGCCGTCGGTCGGGTGCACGTGCTGCCCGACCCCGCCCACCGCTTCGCCGCGGGCCTGCTCGTCTCCGCGGTCGGCTTCCTGGGCCTGTACGGGATCGGCCCCGCCGACTCGTGGCTCCGGGCCGTACCGGGCCTGCTGGTCGGCGGCTTCGGGGTCGGCCTCGTCAACACCGCGCTGGCCCGCCTCGGGGTGGAGAGCGTGCCCGCCGACCGCGCGAGCATGGGCTCCGGCGCCAACAGCACCGCCCGCTACACCGGCGCCTCGATCGGCGCCGCGCTCGTGGTCGCCCTGGTCGACGCGGGCGGCATGGACCTGGCCATCCTGATGGCGGCCGGCGCATCCCTGCTCGGCGCGCTCGTCGTACTCGCCCTCCGGCGCGCCGAACAGCGGGCGTAGACCGTACGGCCCGCACCGGCCGCGCGGCGGCAGGCGGCACAACCCACCACGGCACAGCGAACACAACGACACAACCTGCGGGAATACCCTCGGCATCAAAGCGAATAAACCCACAAAGCTGCCCAAATCAGACACTCGCCGGCGACGCCGGGCCCCGCGTCTGGAAAACTCGGGTCATGTGACGAGCGATGTGCAGACACCGACGACGGATCGACCCGCAGCGCCGGCGGATCGCCGTCGTTTCCGGGCACTCGCCAACGCGATCATCGAGCGTCCGTACCTGATAACCGCGGGTCTGATCGGCCTGATCATCGTCACCGGGGTGAACGGGCCCGACTGGCCGGCGCAATACTTCCGCACCTGGCTGATCCGCGACCACGGCACCTACCTGTGGAACAACCAGTGGTACGGCGGTCACCTGCTCCCCGGCTACAGCATCCTCGCGCCGGTGATCGCCTCCAAGATCGGCACCGCCACCCTCACCGCGCTGTCCTGCGTCACCTCGGCGTGGGCCTGGGACAAGCTCCGGGTCGGCGCCAACGAATTCGCCCGCCAGGTGGGCAGCTGCTGGTTCGCGGTGATGTGCAGCGTCGACTACCTGATCGGCCGCACCCCGTTCGCGCTCGGCGTCGCGGCGGGCATGCTCGCGATACTGGCCGCCCGCCGCCGGCACCCCCTGTGGGCCGGCTTCGCCGCGCTGCTGTGCGGCCTGTCCAGCCCGCTGTCCGGCGCGTTCCTGATGCTGGTCGCGCTCGCGTGGGTGCCCCGGGAGCGGGTCTGGCCGACCCGGCTGTGCTTCGCTCCGG includes these proteins:
- a CDS encoding MFS transporter is translated as MSVATSTATRTTSAPPATPESALDRVRADRTVPVVALGTLLLLATYTMPMAIVPSTVRDLHAGPSGPAWILSAIGLGLSAALLITGSLADDLGRRRVFTAGALGLALSSALTALAPSLPLYVIGRALQGVAGAAIMSAGLGLLAHNHRGAARGRAMAAYGSSIGVGMVLGPPAGAALVQLHRSAPYWFTALAALGLAVVARSMPESRAEHPRRPDVWGTLTLGPGLIALTAALIEGRRGWQRPVVDALLVAAVLLLAGYAATALRGRAPMLDLRMFARPAFLGATFGALIAGIAVIAIAAYLATVFQGTLGLSALDSALLLGLWSAMAALTAFAVGRVHVLPDPAHRFAAGLLVSAVGFLGLYGIGPADSWLRAVPGLLVGGFGVGLVNTALARLGVESVPADRASMGSGANSTARYTGASIGAALVVALVDAGGMDLAILMAAGASLLGALVVLALRRAEQRA